The following proteins are co-located in the Clavibacter capsici genome:
- the hisB gene encoding imidazoleglycerol-phosphate dehydratase HisB: MSTLARTAHVTRQTSESRIDLQLDLDGTGASEISTSVPFYDHMLTAFAKHSLTDLKVTATGDTHIDVHHTVEDVGIVLGQAIREALGDKSGIARFGDALVPLDEALVQSVVDISGRPFLVHSGEPAGFEMHLIGGHFTGSMVRHVFEAITFHAGLTVHVTVLGGRDPHHIAEAEFKSFARAFRQAKELDPRVSGIPSTKGAL; this comes from the coding sequence ATGAGCACCCTCGCGCGCACCGCGCACGTCACGCGGCAGACCAGCGAGTCCCGCATCGATCTCCAGCTCGACCTCGACGGCACCGGTGCCTCCGAGATCAGCACGTCGGTGCCGTTCTACGACCACATGCTGACCGCGTTCGCGAAGCACTCGCTGACCGACCTCAAGGTCACCGCCACCGGCGACACGCACATCGACGTGCACCACACGGTGGAGGACGTCGGCATCGTCCTCGGCCAGGCCATCCGCGAGGCGCTCGGCGACAAGTCGGGCATCGCCCGCTTCGGCGACGCGCTCGTCCCGCTCGACGAGGCGCTCGTGCAGTCGGTGGTCGACATCTCCGGGCGTCCGTTCCTCGTCCACTCGGGCGAGCCCGCCGGCTTCGAGATGCACCTCATCGGCGGCCACTTCACCGGATCCATGGTCCGCCACGTCTTCGAGGCCATCACGTTCCACGCCGGGCTCACCGTGCACGTCACGGTCCTCGGCGGGCGCGACCCGCATCACATCGCCGAGGCCGAGTTCAAGTCGTTCGCGCGCGCGTTCCGGCAGGCCAAGGAGCTCGACCCGCGCGTGTCCGGCATCCCGTCCACCAAGGGCGCGCTGTGA
- the lexA gene encoding transcriptional repressor LexA: protein MTDERAAGGGATRRRKSLSDKQISILEFIQRTIAGQGYPPSMREIGDAVGLASLSSVTHQLNQLELSGYLRRDPNRPRALEVLIDLPGSGAAETGEPATPVGDAAMVPMVGRIAAGIPITAEQMVEEVFPLPRQLVGKGDLFMLRVVGDSMIDAAICDGDWVVVRQQKTAENGDIVAAMLDDEATVKVFRQRDGHTWLLPRNSAFEPILGDFAEVVGKVVAVMRSV, encoded by the coding sequence ATGACGGACGAGCGAGCGGCGGGAGGCGGCGCGACCAGGCGCCGCAAGAGCCTCAGCGACAAGCAGATCTCGATCCTGGAGTTCATCCAGCGCACCATCGCCGGCCAGGGCTACCCGCCGAGCATGCGGGAGATCGGCGATGCGGTCGGCCTCGCCTCGCTCTCCAGCGTCACCCACCAGCTCAACCAGCTCGAGCTCTCCGGCTACCTCCGCCGCGACCCCAACCGCCCGCGCGCGCTCGAGGTCCTCATCGACCTGCCGGGTTCGGGAGCCGCGGAGACCGGCGAGCCCGCCACACCCGTGGGCGACGCCGCCATGGTGCCCATGGTCGGCCGCATCGCGGCGGGCATCCCCATCACCGCGGAGCAGATGGTCGAGGAGGTCTTCCCCCTCCCCCGCCAGCTCGTGGGCAAGGGGGACCTCTTCATGCTCCGGGTCGTCGGCGACTCCATGATCGACGCGGCCATCTGCGACGGCGACTGGGTCGTCGTGCGCCAGCAGAAGACCGCGGAGAACGGCGACATCGTCGCGGCCATGCTCGACGACGAGGCCACCGTCAAGGTCTTCCGCCAGCGCGACGGCCACACCTGGCTCCTGCCGCGGAACAGCGCGTTCGAGCCCATCCTCGGCGACTTCGCCGAGGTCGTCGGCAAGGTCGTGGCGGTCATGCGCTCCGTCTGA
- the hflX gene encoding GTPase HflX gives MTTHDEHDHEPADTTTTSTENTAGDDVVARVLARAENRSAGYALFRGSGAQALSATPDTEQGSDGDQTERADRQALRRVAGLSTELEDVTEVEYRQLRLENVVLIGVYSQGSVDDAENSMRELAALAETAGAVVLDGLLQRRPTPDPSTYFGSGKAEELRALVAAVGADTVIADTELAPSQRRALEDVVKVKVIDRTAVILDIFSQHAKSREGKAQVELAQLQYLLPRLRGWGDSMSRQAGGQVGGAGAGMGSRGPGETKIELDRRRINTRMAKLRKQIAGMKPARDTKRANRDRNAVPSVAIVGYTNAGKSSLLNRVTKAGVLVENALFATLDATVRKTETDQGQLYTLADTVGFVRNLPHQLVEAFRSTLEELADSDVLVHVVDASHPDPAAQLATVHEVIAEVDASAIPEIVVFNKSDLASDDDRVVLRGLAPQGVFVSARTGEGVEELRRRIADLLPQPTIEVDLLVPFEHGEIVAMLHDGAKVLETSYVEEGTRVRALVTAEQEAQVQAYAVVPAV, from the coding sequence ATGACAACGCACGACGAGCACGACCACGAGCCCGCGGACACGACGACGACGTCCACCGAGAACACCGCCGGGGACGACGTCGTCGCGCGCGTCCTCGCCCGGGCGGAGAACCGGTCCGCCGGCTACGCCCTCTTCCGCGGATCCGGCGCGCAGGCGCTCTCCGCCACCCCCGACACCGAGCAGGGCTCGGACGGGGACCAGACCGAGCGCGCCGACCGGCAGGCGCTCCGCCGGGTCGCCGGGCTCTCCACGGAGCTCGAGGACGTCACCGAGGTCGAGTACCGGCAGCTGCGCCTCGAGAACGTCGTCCTCATCGGCGTGTACTCGCAGGGCTCCGTCGACGACGCCGAGAACAGCATGCGCGAGCTCGCGGCCCTCGCCGAGACCGCGGGAGCCGTGGTGCTCGACGGCCTGCTGCAGCGGCGTCCCACCCCGGATCCCAGCACCTACTTCGGCAGCGGCAAGGCCGAGGAGCTGCGCGCGCTCGTGGCCGCCGTCGGCGCCGACACCGTCATCGCGGACACCGAGCTCGCCCCGAGCCAGCGGCGCGCCCTCGAGGACGTGGTCAAGGTCAAGGTCATCGACCGCACCGCCGTCATCCTCGACATCTTCAGCCAGCACGCCAAGAGCCGCGAGGGCAAGGCGCAGGTCGAGCTGGCGCAGCTCCAGTACCTCCTGCCGCGCCTGCGCGGCTGGGGCGACTCGATGTCGCGCCAGGCCGGTGGTCAGGTCGGCGGCGCCGGTGCCGGCATGGGATCCCGCGGGCCCGGTGAGACCAAGATCGAGCTCGACCGTCGCCGCATCAACACGCGCATGGCGAAGCTCCGCAAGCAGATCGCGGGGATGAAGCCCGCGCGCGACACGAAGCGCGCCAACCGCGACCGCAACGCCGTGCCGTCCGTGGCGATCGTGGGCTACACGAACGCCGGCAAGTCGTCGCTGCTCAACCGCGTGACGAAGGCGGGCGTGCTCGTCGAGAACGCCCTGTTCGCGACCCTCGACGCCACGGTCCGCAAGACCGAGACCGACCAGGGGCAGCTGTACACGCTCGCCGACACCGTCGGGTTCGTGCGGAACCTCCCGCACCAGCTGGTCGAGGCGTTCCGGTCGACGCTCGAGGAGCTCGCGGACTCCGACGTGCTCGTGCACGTCGTGGACGCGTCGCACCCGGATCCCGCGGCGCAGCTCGCGACCGTGCACGAGGTCATCGCCGAGGTGGACGCCTCCGCCATCCCCGAGATCGTCGTGTTCAACAAGAGCGACCTCGCCTCGGACGACGACCGCGTCGTCCTCCGCGGACTCGCTCCGCAGGGCGTGTTCGTGTCGGCCCGCACGGGCGAGGGCGTGGAGGAGCTGCGTCGCCGCATCGCGGACCTGCTCCCGCAGCCCACCATCGAGGTCGACCTGCTCGTGCCCTTCGAGCACGGGGAGATCGTGGCGATGCTGCACGACGGCGCCAAGGTGCTGGAGACCTCGTACGTGGAGGAGGGGACGCGCGTGCGCGCCCTCGTCACGGCCGAGCAGGAGGCGCAGGTCCAGGCCTACGCGGTGGTGCCCGCGGTCTGA
- a CDS encoding class I SAM-dependent methyltransferase, with translation MADAHYFSSSPAGPLRTRTITAELGGRTVDVETAGGVFSPEHVDQGTLVLLRTVPEPPREGHLLDVGCGWGPVALDLAMRSPSATVWAVDVNERALELTRANARSLDLENLNAVLPEDVPAGISFATVWSNPPIRVGKEALHGILLDWMPRLEPDADAWLVVQRNLGSDSLQRWLVDALPTGLATTRAASDKGFRVLRVHRAAEGAVS, from the coding sequence ATGGCCGACGCGCATTACTTCTCCTCGTCGCCGGCCGGTCCCCTGCGCACCCGCACGATCACGGCCGAGCTGGGCGGACGGACGGTCGACGTCGAGACCGCCGGCGGCGTCTTCAGCCCCGAGCACGTCGACCAGGGGACCCTGGTGCTGCTGCGCACCGTCCCGGAGCCCCCTCGGGAGGGGCACCTGCTGGACGTGGGCTGCGGCTGGGGTCCGGTGGCGCTCGATCTGGCGATGCGGTCGCCGTCGGCCACCGTGTGGGCGGTCGACGTGAACGAGCGGGCGCTCGAGCTGACGCGGGCGAACGCCCGGTCCCTCGATCTCGAGAACCTCAACGCCGTCCTGCCCGAGGATGTTCCCGCGGGCATCTCCTTCGCCACCGTGTGGTCGAACCCGCCCATCCGCGTCGGCAAGGAGGCGCTGCACGGCATCCTGCTGGACTGGATGCCCCGCCTCGAGCCCGACGCGGACGCGTGGCTCGTCGTGCAGCGGAACCTCGGATCCGACTCGCTGCAGCGCTGGCTCGTCGACGCCCTCCCCACCGGGCTCGCGACGACGCGCGCCGCGTCGGACAAGGGCTTCCGCGTGCTGCGCGTGCATCGCGCGGCCGAGGGCGCCGTCTCCTAG
- the dapF gene encoding diaminopimelate epimerase, whose amino-acid sequence MADLQFTKGQGTGNDFVLFADPAGEIDLTDTQVQALCDRHFGIGADGTIRAVLSSRIPEGRAALDEDPDAEWFMDYRNVDGSPAEMCGNGIRVFTLFLIENGLIELPPGRTVPIGTRAGVRDVQRSGSGFQVDLGRWALAGGEPLVRAKDLQVARPGLGIDVGNPHVVVALSSEDELAEADLAFVPQLDPEPVDGANVELVVPADPLVVDGVGHITMRVHERGSGETLSCGTGAAAAALATRHWAGAAAPHQWRVQLPGGVLGVRMFPTEDGEHVGLSGPAELVFDGVVALA is encoded by the coding sequence ATGGCAGACCTGCAGTTCACCAAGGGCCAGGGCACGGGCAACGACTTCGTGCTGTTCGCGGATCCCGCGGGCGAGATCGACCTGACCGACACCCAGGTGCAGGCGCTGTGCGACCGCCACTTCGGCATCGGCGCCGATGGCACGATCCGCGCGGTGCTCTCCAGCCGCATCCCCGAAGGCCGTGCCGCCCTCGACGAGGACCCCGACGCCGAGTGGTTCATGGACTACCGCAACGTCGACGGCAGCCCCGCGGAGATGTGCGGCAACGGGATCCGCGTCTTCACGCTCTTCCTCATCGAGAACGGGCTCATCGAGCTCCCGCCGGGACGCACCGTCCCCATCGGCACCCGCGCCGGCGTGCGCGACGTGCAGCGCAGCGGATCCGGCTTCCAGGTCGACCTCGGACGCTGGGCCCTCGCGGGCGGCGAGCCCCTCGTGCGCGCCAAGGACCTCCAGGTCGCGCGGCCGGGGCTCGGCATCGACGTCGGCAACCCGCACGTGGTGGTGGCGCTGTCGAGCGAGGACGAGCTCGCCGAGGCCGACCTCGCGTTCGTCCCGCAGCTGGATCCCGAGCCCGTCGACGGCGCCAACGTCGAGCTCGTCGTCCCCGCCGACCCGCTGGTCGTCGACGGCGTGGGCCACATCACGATGCGCGTGCACGAGCGGGGCAGCGGCGAGACCCTCAGCTGCGGCACGGGCGCGGCGGCCGCCGCCCTCGCGACCCGGCACTGGGCGGGCGCCGCGGCACCGCACCAGTGGCGCGTGCAGCTCCCGGGCGGGGTGCTCGGCGTGCGCATGTTCCCGACGGAGGACGGCGAGCACGTCGGCCTCTCGGGCCCGGCGGAGCTGGTCTTCGACGGCGTGGTCGCGCTCGCCTGA
- the miaA gene encoding tRNA (adenosine(37)-N6)-dimethylallyltransferase MiaA, protein MTSIIAVVGATGTGKSALSLDIAERLRAEGTAAEIVNADAMQLYRGMDVGTAKLPVAERRGIPHHMLDVLDVTAEATVAAYQEDARAVIAGVLDRGAVPILVGGSGLYVSSVLFDYDFPGTDPEIRQRLERELEETGPGMLHRRLRELDPAAAERIGAQNGRRLVRALEVVEITGPQPERASAEPRAWHPARILALTSPREELVPRLDARASGMWADGLVEEVAGLLPLGLADGVTASRAIGYAQAARQLAGELTEQEAVEETRALTRRYARRQVSWFGRYADAVRLDARDDRLLERALDALPATRP, encoded by the coding sequence GTGACGTCGATCATCGCGGTCGTGGGCGCGACCGGCACCGGGAAGTCGGCGCTGTCCCTCGACATCGCGGAGCGGCTCCGCGCCGAGGGGACGGCGGCGGAGATCGTCAACGCCGACGCGATGCAGCTGTACCGCGGCATGGACGTCGGCACCGCCAAGCTGCCCGTGGCGGAGCGGCGGGGGATCCCGCACCACATGCTCGACGTGCTCGACGTCACGGCGGAGGCGACCGTCGCCGCCTACCAGGAGGACGCGCGCGCCGTGATCGCCGGCGTCCTCGACCGCGGTGCCGTCCCGATCCTCGTCGGCGGGTCCGGGCTGTACGTCTCGTCCGTCCTCTTCGACTACGACTTCCCGGGCACCGACCCGGAGATCCGGCAGCGGCTCGAACGGGAGCTCGAGGAGACCGGGCCGGGCATGCTGCACCGGCGGCTCCGCGAGCTCGACCCGGCCGCGGCGGAGCGCATCGGCGCGCAGAACGGTCGGCGGCTCGTCCGCGCGCTCGAGGTGGTGGAGATCACGGGGCCCCAGCCGGAGCGGGCGTCCGCCGAGCCGCGTGCCTGGCACCCCGCCCGGATCCTGGCGCTCACCTCGCCGCGCGAGGAGCTCGTGCCGCGCCTGGACGCGCGTGCCAGCGGCATGTGGGCGGACGGCCTCGTGGAGGAGGTGGCGGGTCTGCTGCCGCTCGGCCTCGCCGACGGCGTCACCGCGTCGCGCGCCATCGGCTACGCGCAGGCCGCCCGTCAGCTCGCAGGGGAGCTGACCGAGCAGGAGGCCGTGGAGGAGACCCGCGCGCTCACGAGGCGGTACGCGCGACGGCAGGTGTCCTGGTTCGGCCGCTACGCGGACGCCGTCCGCCTCGACGCACGCGACGACCGCCTGCTCGAGCGCGCCCTCGACGCCCTCCCCGCGACGCGCCCGTAG
- the miaB gene encoding tRNA (N6-isopentenyl adenosine(37)-C2)-methylthiotransferase MiaB, producing the protein MSTVAEHVRVAVPPAADRPRTYEVRTYGCQMNVHDSERLTGSLEAAGYVSAEGAEADIVVINTCAVRENADNKLYGNLGHLAGVKRRHEGMQIAVGGCLAQKDRATVLEKAPWVDVVFGTHNMGALPTLLERARHNGEAQLEILESLETFPSTLPTKRDEIASGWVSISVGCNNTCTFCIVPALRGKEKDRRPGDILAEIQALVDDGAVEVTLLGQNVNSYGVEFGDRQAFGKLLRAAGAIEGLERIRFTSPHPAAFTDDVIDAMAETPAVMPQLHMPLQSGSDRILKAMRRSYRSERFLGILDRVRTRIPDAAITTDIIVGFPGETEEDFQETLRVVEAARFSSAFTFQYSIRPGTPAATMDEQVPAHVVKERYARLTALQERISHEENQRVVGRTVEVLVSAHEGRKDGDTRRVTGRAQDGRLVHLDVPVGSGEPRPGDAVEVEITRAAPFHLIADSVDQAPLQIRRTRAGDAWERAQADSCGVPAPAPSAGAHASGGAPRVSLGLPTLRVPTSEDASAHPRHRA; encoded by the coding sequence ATGAGCACCGTCGCCGAGCACGTCCGTGTCGCCGTCCCGCCCGCCGCCGACCGGCCGCGGACGTACGAGGTCCGCACGTACGGCTGCCAGATGAACGTCCACGACTCCGAGCGCCTCACGGGCTCGCTCGAGGCGGCCGGCTACGTGTCCGCCGAGGGCGCCGAGGCGGACATCGTCGTGATCAACACGTGCGCCGTCCGCGAGAACGCGGACAACAAGCTCTACGGCAACCTCGGGCACCTCGCGGGCGTGAAGCGCCGACACGAGGGCATGCAGATCGCCGTCGGCGGCTGCCTCGCGCAGAAGGACCGGGCCACCGTCCTCGAGAAGGCGCCCTGGGTGGACGTCGTCTTCGGCACCCACAACATGGGCGCGCTGCCGACCCTGCTCGAGCGCGCGCGGCACAACGGCGAGGCGCAGCTCGAGATCCTCGAGAGCCTGGAGACCTTCCCGTCCACGCTCCCCACCAAGCGCGACGAGATCGCCAGCGGCTGGGTGTCCATCTCCGTCGGGTGCAACAACACCTGCACGTTCTGCATCGTGCCCGCGCTCCGCGGCAAGGAGAAGGACCGTCGTCCGGGCGACATCCTCGCGGAGATCCAGGCGCTCGTCGACGACGGCGCGGTCGAGGTCACCCTGCTCGGCCAGAACGTCAACTCCTACGGCGTCGAGTTCGGCGACCGCCAGGCGTTCGGCAAGCTGCTGCGCGCGGCCGGAGCCATCGAGGGGCTCGAGCGGATCCGCTTCACGAGCCCGCACCCCGCCGCCTTCACCGACGACGTGATCGACGCCATGGCCGAGACCCCGGCCGTGATGCCGCAGCTCCACATGCCTCTGCAGTCCGGGTCCGACCGGATCCTCAAGGCCATGCGCCGGTCGTACCGGTCGGAGCGGTTCCTCGGGATCCTCGACCGGGTGCGCACGCGCATCCCGGACGCGGCCATCACGACGGACATCATCGTCGGGTTCCCCGGCGAGACCGAGGAGGACTTCCAGGAGACGCTGCGCGTCGTGGAGGCCGCGCGCTTCTCCTCCGCCTTCACGTTCCAGTACTCGATCCGTCCGGGCACGCCCGCCGCGACCATGGACGAGCAGGTCCCCGCCCATGTCGTGAAGGAGCGCTACGCCCGCCTCACCGCGCTGCAGGAGCGCATCAGCCACGAGGAGAACCAGCGCGTCGTGGGCCGCACGGTCGAGGTGCTCGTGAGCGCGCACGAGGGACGCAAGGACGGCGACACCCGACGCGTCACCGGTCGCGCGCAGGACGGCCGGCTCGTCCACCTCGACGTGCCGGTCGGCAGCGGGGAGCCGCGTCCGGGCGACGCCGTCGAGGTGGAGATCACGCGTGCGGCTCCGTTCCACCTCATCGCGGACTCGGTGGACCAGGCGCCTCTGCAGATCCGCCGCACGCGTGCCGGCGACGCGTGGGAGCGCGCGCAGGCCGACTCCTGCGGCGTCCCCGCACCCGCACCCTCCGCCGGTGCGCACGCGTCCGGCGGTGCGCCCCGGGTGTCGCTCGGCCTCCCGACGCTGCGGGTGCCGACCTCCGAGGACGCCTCCGCGCACCCCCGCCACCGCGCGTGA
- a CDS encoding regulatory protein RecX — protein MVRFPSEDEQGTGPGPDEVAPVASLADRRSRRAASRSSEHPAAPVEEPPAPRVEPTHPARGRTVTEVDGIVTIGAAVDASEAGRALAAQERIAEARRVLAEAEAQAARGSAEAPSGAWSAPTVAEPELEADEKPAAWRAEQERAERARAKAEQDEAYRQDMLRLEEDRVEDERREAEAEEERAAERTPERQRRRADNVLANRLRGRGLSLAEAREVLAGAEIDPDIAEETLARYVSLQYIDEAALAEQILHTHLDRKGLGRRSVEMEMRRRKLDPLVIEEAMAEQPDDELARATEVAMKRVGQLSSYDDETAERRLTSFLMRRGYGGGVVRDAAKAALATRRGSSRVRFR, from the coding sequence ATGGTCAGATTCCCCTCCGAGGACGAGCAGGGCACGGGTCCCGGCCCGGACGAGGTGGCGCCGGTCGCGTCCCTCGCCGACCGGCGGTCCCGCCGTGCGGCGTCACGCTCGTCGGAGCACCCGGCAGCCCCCGTCGAGGAGCCGCCCGCGCCCCGCGTGGAGCCCACGCACCCGGCCCGCGGGCGGACCGTCACCGAGGTCGACGGCATCGTCACCATCGGCGCCGCCGTCGACGCGTCCGAGGCGGGCCGCGCGCTCGCCGCGCAGGAGCGCATCGCGGAGGCCCGACGCGTCCTCGCCGAGGCGGAGGCGCAGGCGGCGCGTGGATCCGCGGAGGCCCCGTCCGGCGCCTGGTCGGCTCCGACCGTCGCCGAGCCCGAGCTGGAGGCGGACGAGAAGCCCGCCGCATGGCGCGCGGAGCAGGAGCGTGCCGAGCGCGCACGCGCGAAGGCCGAGCAGGACGAGGCCTACCGGCAGGACATGCTCCGCCTGGAGGAGGACCGCGTCGAGGACGAGCGCCGCGAGGCCGAGGCCGAGGAGGAGCGGGCTGCGGAGCGCACGCCGGAGCGCCAGCGCCGACGCGCCGACAACGTGCTCGCCAACCGCCTGCGCGGCCGAGGGCTCTCGCTCGCGGAGGCGCGCGAGGTGCTCGCCGGCGCCGAGATCGATCCGGACATCGCCGAGGAGACGCTGGCCCGGTACGTCTCCCTGCAGTACATCGACGAGGCCGCGCTCGCGGAGCAGATCCTGCACACGCACCTCGACCGCAAGGGCCTCGGTCGTCGGTCCGTCGAGATGGAGATGCGGCGCCGCAAGCTCGATCCGCTGGTCATCGAGGAGGCCATGGCCGAGCAGCCCGACGACGAGCTCGCGCGGGCCACGGAGGTCGCGATGAAGCGCGTCGGCCAGCTGTCGTCCTACGACGACGAGACGGCGGAGCGTCGTCTCACGTCGTTCCTGATGCGGCGCGGCTACGGCGGGGGAGTCGTGCGCGACGCCGCGAAGGCCGCGCTCGCGACCCGCCGGGGATCCTCCCGCGTGCGGTTCCGCTGA
- the recA gene encoding recombinase RecA, whose amino-acid sequence MASSADREKSLETALAQIDRQFGKGSVMRLGSDERAPVAVIPTGSVALDVALGIGGLPRGRIVEIYGPESSGKTTLTLHAIANAQRAGGIAAFIDAEHALDPEYAKKLGVDIDALLVSQPDTGEQALEIADMLVRSGSIDLVVIDSVAALVPRAEIEGEMGDSHVGLQARLMSQALRKLTGGLNQTQTTMIFINQLREKIGVFFGSPETTAGGKALKFYASVRLDIRRIETLKDGTDAVGNRTRVKVVKNKMAPPFKQAEFDILYGTGISREGSLIDFGVEHEIVRKSGAWYTYDGDQLGQGKENSRKHLLNNPEIAAEIEQKIKVKLGLVKDPNAEAVTADAAPAPVAAAAPKASARKSA is encoded by the coding sequence ATGGCATCATCGGCAGACCGCGAGAAGTCCCTCGAGACCGCGCTCGCACAGATCGACCGGCAGTTCGGCAAGGGCTCGGTCATGCGCCTGGGCAGCGACGAGCGCGCGCCCGTCGCCGTCATCCCCACCGGCTCCGTCGCGTTGGACGTGGCGCTCGGCATCGGCGGCCTCCCGCGCGGCCGCATCGTCGAGATCTACGGCCCGGAGTCCTCGGGAAAGACCACGCTCACGCTGCACGCCATCGCCAACGCCCAGCGGGCCGGCGGCATCGCCGCGTTCATCGACGCGGAGCACGCGCTCGACCCCGAGTACGCGAAGAAGCTCGGCGTCGACATCGACGCGCTGCTCGTCTCGCAGCCCGACACGGGCGAGCAGGCCCTCGAGATCGCCGACATGCTCGTGCGCTCGGGATCCATCGACCTCGTCGTCATCGACTCCGTCGCGGCGCTCGTGCCCCGGGCCGAGATCGAGGGCGAGATGGGCGACTCGCACGTCGGCCTCCAGGCGCGGCTCATGTCGCAGGCGCTCCGCAAGCTCACCGGCGGGCTGAACCAGACGCAGACCACCATGATCTTCATCAACCAGCTGCGCGAGAAGATCGGCGTGTTCTTCGGCAGCCCGGAGACCACCGCGGGCGGCAAGGCGCTCAAGTTCTACGCGTCGGTCCGCCTCGACATCCGCCGCATCGAGACGCTGAAGGACGGCACCGACGCGGTCGGCAACCGCACCCGCGTCAAGGTCGTGAAGAACAAGATGGCTCCGCCCTTCAAGCAGGCCGAGTTCGACATCCTCTACGGCACGGGCATCAGCCGCGAGGGCAGCCTCATCGACTTCGGCGTCGAGCACGAGATCGTCCGCAAGTCGGGCGCCTGGTACACCTACGACGGCGACCAGCTCGGCCAGGGCAAGGAGAACTCGCGCAAGCACCTCCTCAACAACCCGGAGATCGCGGCCGAGATCGAGCAAAAGATCAAGGTCAAGCTCGGCCTCGTGAAGGACCCGAACGCGGAGGCCGTCACGGCCGATGCCGCACCGGCGCCCGTCGCCGCCGCGGCGCCCAAGGCGTCCGCACGCAAGAGCGCCTGA
- a CDS encoding DUF3046 domain-containing protein, whose protein sequence is MRLSEFQRAVSDEFGAGYGPVLVADLVLGELGGRTCAQALKDGTPAREVWLALCRAQDVPRSRWNGAGVPEPRI, encoded by the coding sequence ATGCGACTGAGCGAGTTCCAGCGGGCCGTCTCCGACGAGTTCGGCGCCGGCTACGGGCCGGTGCTGGTCGCGGACCTCGTGCTCGGCGAGCTCGGCGGCCGCACGTGCGCCCAGGCGCTGAAGGACGGCACGCCCGCCCGCGAGGTGTGGCTCGCGCTCTGCCGCGCGCAGGACGTGCCCCGCTCGCGCTGGAACGGCGCCGGGGTGCCCGAGCCGCGGATCTAG
- a CDS encoding helix-turn-helix domain-containing protein, producing the protein MVLVRQEIGDVLRDFRLQKGRTLRQVASKASVALGYLSEVERGQKEASSEILASVAEALDTPISVIMREVGDRLAVIEGLNPIPDTIPDDLVAGFDSDLVAR; encoded by the coding sequence GTGGTTCTAGTCCGTCAGGAGATCGGCGACGTCCTTCGGGACTTCCGCCTGCAGAAGGGGCGCACGCTCCGGCAGGTCGCCAGCAAGGCCAGCGTCGCCCTCGGCTACCTCAGCGAGGTCGAGCGGGGGCAGAAGGAGGCGTCGAGCGAGATCCTCGCCTCCGTCGCCGAGGCGCTCGACACGCCCATCTCGGTCATCATGCGCGAGGTCGGCGACCGGCTCGCCGTCATCGAGGGCCTCAACCCCATCCCCGACACCATCCCCGACGACCTCGTCGCCGGATTCGACAGCGACCTCGTCGCGCGCTGA
- a CDS encoding CinA family protein: MSTHDDATDEQLAERVIAALVASGRRLAVAESLTGGLLTAALVGVPGASRALSGGIVSYDTALKRTLLDVDSSILAVHGAVHPDVARQMARGVRQACAVDGRPADVGVATTGAAGPDPQDGQGPGTAFVGLSIDGDSRAVALHLDGDRQAVRAGVVREALSTLVDALETAGNI, from the coding sequence GTGAGCACCCACGACGACGCGACCGACGAGCAGCTGGCCGAGCGCGTCATCGCCGCGCTCGTCGCGAGCGGCCGCCGCCTGGCGGTCGCGGAGTCGCTGACCGGCGGCCTCCTCACCGCGGCGCTCGTGGGCGTCCCCGGCGCCTCGCGCGCCCTCTCCGGCGGGATCGTGTCGTACGACACGGCCCTCAAGCGCACGCTCCTCGACGTCGACTCCTCGATCCTCGCGGTCCACGGCGCGGTCCACCCCGACGTCGCGCGGCAGATGGCGCGCGGCGTGCGCCAGGCCTGCGCGGTCGACGGACGCCCCGCCGACGTGGGCGTCGCCACCACCGGCGCCGCGGGTCCGGATCCCCAGGACGGCCAGGGCCCGGGCACGGCGTTCGTCGGCCTGTCCATCGACGGCGACTCGCGCGCCGTCGCCCTGCACCTCGACGGGGACCGCCAGGCGGTCCGCGCCGGAGTCGTCCGCGAGGCCCTCTCGACGCTCGTCGACGCGCTCGAGACGGCAGGGAACATCTGA